A section of the Vibrio vulnificus CMCP6 genome encodes:
- the wecC gene encoding UDP-N-acetyl-D-mannosamine dehydrogenase: MSFETISVIGLGYIGLPTAAMFASRKKKVIGVDVNQHAVDTINQGKIHIVEPDLDMMVHAAVSGGYLKATTTPEAADAFLIAVPTPFLPCAEGEIPAPDLSYIEAASKAIAPVLKKGDLVILESTSPVGATEQMAAWLAEARSDLTFPQAHGEDADVNIAHCPERVLPGHVVRELVENDRVIGGLTAKCSARAVELYKTFVQGECVVTNARTAEMAKLTENSSRDVQIAFANELSIICDKLDINVWELIALANRHPRVNILQPGPGVGGHCIAVDPWFIVSKTPEEAQIIHTARKVNDSKPQWVINKVKLAIADFLQANPDKTAKDVTIACYGLAFKPDIDDLRESPAMAITQKIAEMHNGRVIAIEPNIDVVPKKLENVELTSLDFAKLEASIHVMLVDHTNFKVSDIPSNGIVVDTKGVWG, translated from the coding sequence ATGTCTTTTGAAACCATTTCAGTAATCGGCTTAGGCTACATTGGTTTACCTACAGCGGCGATGTTTGCATCGCGTAAAAAGAAAGTGATTGGTGTGGATGTTAACCAACACGCTGTTGATACCATTAATCAAGGTAAGATTCATATTGTAGAGCCAGATCTCGATATGATGGTGCATGCTGCAGTCAGCGGCGGCTACTTAAAAGCAACCACTACACCAGAAGCGGCCGATGCCTTTTTGATTGCCGTGCCAACACCATTTTTACCTTGTGCAGAGGGCGAAATCCCAGCACCTGATCTTTCTTACATTGAAGCAGCTAGTAAAGCGATTGCCCCTGTACTGAAAAAAGGTGACTTGGTGATTCTAGAATCGACCTCACCCGTTGGTGCAACCGAGCAAATGGCAGCTTGGCTCGCTGAAGCTCGTTCAGATCTTACCTTCCCGCAAGCCCACGGTGAAGACGCGGATGTGAACATTGCCCATTGCCCCGAGCGCGTTTTGCCTGGCCATGTAGTTCGTGAGCTAGTTGAAAACGACCGAGTAATTGGTGGTTTAACAGCTAAGTGTTCGGCGCGTGCGGTTGAACTCTATAAAACTTTTGTTCAAGGTGAATGCGTAGTAACCAACGCGCGTACCGCGGAAATGGCGAAACTTACCGAAAATAGCTCTCGCGATGTACAAATTGCCTTTGCCAATGAACTATCTATTATTTGTGACAAGCTAGACATCAACGTATGGGAGCTAATCGCTCTGGCAAACCGCCATCCTCGTGTCAACATTCTCCAGCCTGGCCCAGGTGTAGGCGGTCACTGTATTGCTGTTGACCCTTGGTTTATTGTGTCAAAAACACCAGAAGAAGCACAAATTATTCATACGGCACGCAAAGTCAATGATAGCAAACCGCAGTGGGTGATTAACAAAGTAAAATTAGCAATTGCAGACTTTTTACAAGCCAACCCAGACAAAACCGCTAAAGATGTGACTATTGCATGCTATGGTTTAGCATTTAAACCAGATATTGATGACTTACGTGAAAGTCCAGCAATGGCAATAACACAAAAAATTGCTGAAATGCATAATGGAAGAGTTATAGCAATCGAGCCAAATATAGATGTAGTACCTAAAAAATTAGAAAATGTAGAATTAACTAGTTTAGATTTTGCAAAACTTGAAGCTAGCATCCATGTGATGCTGGTTGATCATACTAACTTTAAAGTATCAGATATACCTAGCAATGGAATCGTAGTCGATACAAAGGGTGTATGGGGTTGA